One region of Fusobacterium perfoetens genomic DNA includes:
- a CDS encoding phage tail tape measure protein: MAEREYIELVTKVQGKENLEQLGDIFEELIQEARKAGVNVDKFADKLKELANKTKNSLPVYDMFISKMKNIAGITAVGMGMKKSIDLFTSFDDVARRVQATTGATAETMELLRYQAKQLGDTTSWSASEAAEAQFEFAKAGFTSNEILAATSGILDIATASQLGLGEATSITAGALRMFKLDASKSSTVGDMLAKTASATTTDVRGLGESLKYAGVDSRNFGMNLQQTLGILGKLGNEMLADGRAGTNLQSVFSALQNQAKAKILVNAGVNISQDGKYRNFLDILKDIKKATSSMEEVQAGTLINNVFGEQGSQVIKRLLQVPEEELQSLIKDIENSQGFAKNMANLLNNGVGGAFRNMGSAAEGLGISLGEYLEPSVISLINGVTEIISVGTGFIDWLNSGSYMADTMSFAIIGLIAGYGTYKAYLIGATIWEKIHESTIYKKIAAFKFSSMITAIATGAHQLYSAVLGLLTGQITITTAVTWGLNTAMAVLSGPIGLIIAGIVGAGAGFAFLYQKSDRFRKSIEPLIKWLKELWGWVKKFTFVGDAVNIVKAGFGKVKEFFKAGTQGKTDEDYEKEIEKHKKEVQAGIGTSQETAVGAGVNTDYLFTGGASGSGGIKHNGYYLKGSKVINTSQGNIYTGNSEVSETSTPQETSEQLIINTLQLISTKLETLKEIYAEMKTKKNGNTYIVNDKETIASDIVEDLVVMLGNM, from the coding sequence ATGGCAGAAAGAGAGTATATAGAACTTGTAACCAAAGTTCAAGGTAAAGAAAATCTAGAGCAACTTGGTGATATATTTGAAGAACTTATACAAGAAGCAAGAAAAGCTGGAGTAAATGTAGATAAATTTGCTGATAAATTAAAAGAATTAGCTAATAAAACTAAAAATAGTTTACCTGTATATGATATGTTTATATCTAAAATGAAAAATATAGCAGGTATAACAGCAGTTGGAATGGGAATGAAAAAATCAATAGACTTATTTACTTCCTTTGATGATGTGGCAAGAAGAGTTCAGGCAACAACAGGAGCAACAGCAGAAACAATGGAACTATTAAGATATCAAGCAAAACAATTAGGAGATACTACTTCATGGAGTGCAAGTGAAGCTGCAGAAGCCCAATTTGAATTTGCTAAGGCAGGATTTACAAGTAATGAAATTTTAGCAGCTACTTCAGGAATATTAGACATAGCGACAGCTTCACAATTAGGATTAGGAGAAGCTACAAGTATTACAGCAGGTGCTTTAAGAATGTTTAAATTAGACGCTTCTAAAAGTTCAACAGTTGGAGATATGCTAGCAAAGACAGCGAGTGCAACTACAACAGATGTAAGAGGACTAGGAGAGTCTTTAAAATATGCAGGTGTTGACTCAAGGAACTTTGGAATGAATTTACAACAAACTTTAGGAATACTTGGAAAACTTGGTAATGAAATGCTAGCAGATGGAAGAGCAGGAACAAACTTACAATCTGTATTCTCAGCCTTACAAAATCAAGCAAAAGCTAAAATTTTAGTTAATGCAGGTGTAAATATTTCACAAGATGGAAAATATAGAAACTTTTTAGATATTTTAAAAGATATTAAAAAAGCTACTTCAAGTATGGAAGAAGTTCAAGCAGGAACTTTAATTAATAATGTATTTGGAGAACAAGGCTCACAAGTAATAAAAAGACTTTTACAAGTCCCAGAGGAAGAATTACAAAGTCTTATTAAAGATATAGAAAACTCCCAAGGATTTGCAAAAAATATGGCAAACTTACTTAATAACGGAGTAGGTGGGGCTTTTAGAAATATGGGCTCAGCAGCAGAAGGACTAGGAATATCTTTAGGAGAATATTTAGAACCGTCAGTAATTTCTTTAATAAATGGAGTTACTGAAATTATTAGTGTCGGGACAGGTTTTATTGATTGGTTAAATTCAGGTAGTTATATGGCAGACACTATGAGTTTTGCGATAATAGGCTTAATAGCAGGATATGGAACTTATAAAGCATATTTAATAGGTGCTACTATTTGGGAAAAAATCCACGAGTCAACTATCTATAAAAAGATAGCCGCCTTTAAATTCTCTTCAATGATTACAGCAATAGCAACAGGTGCACATCAACTTTATTCAGCAGTGTTAGGACTTTTAACAGGTCAAATTACTATTACAACAGCTGTTACATGGGGCTTAAATACAGCAATGGCAGTTTTAAGTGGACCAATAGGTTTAATTATAGCAGGAATTGTAGGAGCGGGAGCGGGATTTGCTTTCTTATATCAAAAATCGGATAGATTTAGGAAGTCAATAGAGCCTTTAATCAAATGGTTAAAAGAACTATGGGGTTGGGTTAAAAAATTCACTTTTGTAGGCGACGCTGTAAACATCGTTAAAGCAGGATTTGGAAAAGTAAAAGAATTTTTCAAAGCAGGAACTCAAGGAAAGACAGACGAGGACTACGAAAAAGAAATTGAGAAACATAAGAAAGAAGTTCAAGCAGGAATTGGAACATCACAAGAAACAGCAGTAGGTGCAGGAGTTAATACAGATTATTTATTTACAGGTGGAGCAAGTGGAAGTGGTGGTATAAAACATAATGGATATTACTTAAAAGGCTCAAAAGTTATTAATACATCACAAGGTAATATTTATACAGGAAATTCAGAAGTAAGTGAAACTTCTACTCCACAGGAAACATCAGAACAACTTATAATAAATACATTACAATTAATTTCTACAAAATTAGAAACATTAAAAGAAATTTATGCAGAAATGAAAACTAAAAAGAATGGTAATACTTATATAGTAAATGATAAAGAAACAATAGCTTCAGATATTGTTGAAGACTTGGTTGTAATGTTAGGTAATATGTAG
- a CDS encoding DUF2577 family protein, whose amino-acid sequence MNKTEKYHKSIVKLAEIIKKRDNPLWLGAVTGEVVKAPPELEVKLENGIIIKNHKIMISIEKIVGYERTYSLKGNISQYDFENTTSSEPVSTHPAHPIKKLSGKGTYSAEGTIQWTDTLKVGDKVLMLPTNKEEYFYLIDRVVRL is encoded by the coding sequence ATGAATAAAACAGAAAAATATCACAAAAGCATTGTGAAATTGGCAGAAATCATAAAGAAGAGGGACAATCCTCTATGGCTTGGAGCAGTTACAGGAGAAGTCGTAAAAGCTCCTCCTGAATTAGAAGTTAAACTTGAAAATGGAATTATTATAAAAAATCATAAAATTATGATTAGTATAGAAAAAATTGTAGGTTATGAAAGAACATATTCTTTAAAAGGTAATATTTCTCAATATGATTTTGAGAATACAACAAGTTCTGAGCCTGTTTCTACACACCCTGCACATCCTATTAAGAAATTATCAGGGAAAGGAACTTATTCAGCAGAGGGGACTATACAATGGACAGATACTTTAAAGGTAGGAGATAAAGTTCTAATGTTACCTACAAATAAAGAAGAATATTTTTATTTAATAGATAGGGTGGTGAGATTATGA
- a CDS encoding SHOCT domain-containing protein: MGIKIYNPLNENIVEVGIIKAKAKIIQAKNFNGIPEPLTYYPDKKIFFITKGTPKFFGDKEFYLFNKDTIESLVIKDASQKIEKSIVKRAIVGGLLVGGAGAIVGGMTGLKDSYKYFKQVIMNDKYKFSFEEDEYLKIKDFFEEVYNELSEREKELENKSEVKSDPFENLKKLKELLDLGIITQDEYNKKREVLLKQI; encoded by the coding sequence ATGGGAATAAAGATTTATAATCCTTTAAATGAAAATATAGTAGAAGTTGGAATAATAAAGGCAAAAGCTAAAATAATACAGGCAAAAAATTTTAATGGCATTCCTGAACCACTTACATACTATCCTGATAAAAAAATATTTTTTATAACAAAAGGAACACCAAAGTTTTTTGGAGATAAAGAGTTTTATTTATTTAATAAAGATACTATTGAAAGTTTAGTTATAAAAGATGCAAGTCAGAAAATAGAAAAAAGTATTGTAAAAAGAGCTATTGTTGGTGGTCTGTTAGTTGGTGGAGCAGGAGCAATAGTTGGAGGAATGACTGGTTTAAAAGATAGTTATAAATATTTTAAACAAGTAATTATGAATGATAAATATAAATTTTCTTTTGAAGAAGATGAATATCTTAAAATAAAAGATTTCTTTGAGGAAGTATATAACGAATTGTCGGAAAGAGAAAAAGAGCTTGAAAATAAATCAGAAGTAAAAAGTGATCCTTTTGAAAATTTAAAAAAATTAAAAGAACTTCTTGATTTAGGAATAATAACTCAAGATGAGTATAATAAAAAAAGAGAAGTCTTATTAAAACAAATATAA
- a CDS encoding baseplate J/gp47 family protein has translation MAELERINKKVEDMAEMISYNTSKGSFARDIITSCAIEMVKEEDDYSEQLDKRLIDTATGTDLDVSCADKAITRKEAVKSTGKVKITGVNGSIIKKGYIVINSSTATEYEVMEEKTIENISTTVNIQCTKAGVIGNCEVGQINKFGQEYTGLSRVENLENITNGKDTETDDELRTRALNYIRKPRISWNQYVFEDKAKEVSGVEHSHCIPRFNGAGTVKLVITQKDTETVSEELKKKVKDYIDLEIISDIDITVEGVEINKVDIVVKGSISSDFNDEAAKTKLTEVLNNFFFENLFKEKIYYFDIVEIIQHAGCITKIGDVTVAGTRNDIVLNENKLCKVKSITLQKL, from the coding sequence ATGGCAGAATTAGAAAGAATAAATAAAAAAGTTGAAGATATGGCAGAGATGATTTCTTATAATACCTCAAAAGGAAGTTTTGCAAGAGATATAATAACATCTTGTGCGATTGAAATGGTAAAAGAAGAAGATGATTATTCTGAACAACTTGATAAAAGACTTATTGATACAGCAACAGGAACGGATTTAGATGTTTCTTGTGCTGATAAGGCTATTACAAGAAAAGAAGCTGTTAAATCTACTGGGAAAGTTAAAATTACAGGAGTAAATGGAAGTATTATAAAAAAAGGATATATTGTTATTAATTCATCTACTGCAACAGAATATGAAGTTATGGAAGAAAAAACAATAGAAAATATTTCTACAACAGTAAATATTCAATGCACAAAAGCAGGAGTAATAGGAAATTGTGAAGTAGGACAAATAAATAAGTTTGGACAAGAATACACTGGACTATCTCGTGTAGAAAACTTAGAAAATATAACAAATGGGAAAGATACAGAAACAGATGATGAACTAAGGACAAGAGCATTGAACTATATTAGAAAACCTCGTATTTCATGGAATCAATATGTATTTGAAGATAAGGCAAAGGAAGTTTCAGGAGTGGAGCATTCTCATTGTATTCCTAGATTTAATGGTGCAGGTACTGTAAAACTTGTTATTACTCAAAAAGATACAGAAACAGTTTCTGAAGAATTAAAAAAGAAAGTAAAAGATTATATTGATTTAGAAATAATCTCTGATATTGATATCACAGTTGAGGGAGTTGAAATTAATAAAGTTGATATAGTTGTAAAAGGATCTATCAGTTCAGATTTTAATGATGAAGCTGCAAAAACAAAATTGACAGAAGTTTTAAATAATTTCTTCTTTGAAAATCTTTTCAAGGAGAAAATTTATTACTTTGATATTGTAGAAATAATTCAACATGCAGGTTGTATAACAAAAATTGGAGATGTTACAGTTGCAGGAACTAGAAACGATATAGTTTTAAATGAAAATAAATTATGTAAAGTAAAATC
- a CDS encoding phage tail sheath C-terminal domain-containing protein produces MAGLNGKCKFQLEFIERAAVGVSKSVRGVLGVILFDTTKENFTKKEYYSAVDIDEKDWTKDNYTALKAMAFRGNPFKVVVYKATKENFKDVLKQIALEEPNYLVCPFTTGEDKPETVVSDLETWINSIRNIETVKLGNNTSTIKLIVASSAKPDKPWIIDYDVRQTAHTIVDFEEKAYTAQEYTLCIGSLCAGAPLNSSITNMEQSWLKAFTTTVDDENTAIGEGKLLTSFDGSKYVILRGVTSFTTATDSMNRSFTKIRKVEIMDLHQKDIRNTFINSYRGKYQNIYSNKLLFLGAVNAYLATFQKSGQLDPANENRMKIDTEAVRNWIISKGTYKGKPITEEEAKKLTEYDLCRANTDDIVFAYIPDYKPTDVMEDFQGEAYL; encoded by the coding sequence ATGGCAGGATTAAACGGAAAATGTAAATTTCAGTTGGAATTTATAGAAAGAGCCGCCGTTGGAGTTTCTAAGAGTGTGAGAGGTGTTCTTGGTGTTATTTTGTTTGATACTACTAAGGAAAATTTCACTAAAAAAGAATACTATTCGGCAGTTGATATAGACGAAAAAGATTGGACAAAAGATAATTATACAGCTTTAAAAGCAATGGCATTTAGAGGAAATCCTTTTAAAGTTGTAGTATATAAGGCTACAAAAGAAAACTTCAAAGATGTTTTAAAGCAAATTGCTTTAGAAGAACCTAATTATCTTGTATGTCCATTTACGACAGGAGAAGATAAGCCTGAAACAGTAGTTTCTGACCTAGAAACATGGATAAACTCTATAAGAAATATAGAAACAGTAAAACTTGGTAATAATACTTCTACAATAAAATTAATCGTAGCTTCATCAGCAAAACCTGATAAGCCTTGGATAATTGACTATGATGTAAGACAAACAGCTCATACAATAGTAGATTTTGAAGAAAAAGCATATACAGCTCAAGAGTATACTTTATGTATTGGTTCTTTATGTGCAGGAGCTCCTTTAAATAGTTCTATAACTAATATGGAGCAATCTTGGTTAAAAGCATTTACAACAACAGTAGATGATGAAAACACAGCTATTGGAGAAGGAAAATTACTTACATCTTTTGACGGAAGTAAATATGTAATTCTTAGAGGTGTAACATCATTTACAACTGCAACAGACAGTATGAATAGAAGTTTTACTAAAATAAGAAAAGTGGAAATCATGGATTTACATCAAAAAGATATTAGAAATACTTTTATAAACTCTTACAGAGGAAAATATCAAAATATCTATTCAAATAAATTGTTATTCCTTGGAGCAGTTAATGCTTATCTTGCAACATTCCAAAAATCAGGACAGTTAGACCCTGCAAATGAAAATAGAATGAAAATAGATACAGAAGCTGTAAGAAATTGGATTATATCTAAAGGAACATATAAAGGAAAACCTATTACAGAAGAAGAAGCTAAAAAATTAACTGAGTATGATTTATGTAGAGCCAATACAGATGATATTGTATTTGCATATATCCCAGACTATAAGCCAACAGATGTAATGGAAGATTTCCAAGGAGAAGCATATTTATAA
- a CDS encoding phage antirepressor KilAC domain-containing protein, which produces MEKTLQIIEQREVLGKEFTIYGDLENPLFKATDIAEWIDYGVSNVSKMVKNIDDTEKIITRTNNTSATFLTEDGLYEVLMQSRKPIAKQFKKEVKKILKTIRLNGMYATDKLLDNPDLAIQAFTKLKEERERRLQLEHEAEINKPKVIFAEAVETSKTSILIGELAKLIKQNGYDIGQKRLFAWLRDNGYLIKISKRTDYNMPTQRAMEMNLFEIKETAITHSDGHISISKTVKVTGKGQIYFINKFKNVA; this is translated from the coding sequence ATGGAAAAAACATTACAAATAATAGAACAAAGAGAAGTTCTTGGAAAAGAATTTACAATATATGGAGATTTAGAAAATCCTCTTTTTAAAGCAACAGATATAGCTGAATGGATAGATTATGGAGTAAGTAATGTATCTAAAATGGTAAAAAATATTGATGATACTGAAAAAATTATCACTCGTACAAATAATACGAGTGCTACATTCTTAACAGAAGATGGACTTTATGAAGTCTTAATGCAGAGCAGAAAGCCAATAGCAAAGCAATTTAAAAAAGAAGTCAAAAAGATTTTAAAAACTATCAGACTTAATGGAATGTATGCTACGGATAAATTATTAGATAATCCTGATTTAGCAATTCAAGCATTTACAAAATTAAAAGAAGAGAGAGAAAGAAGATTACAGCTTGAACATGAAGCAGAAATAAATAAGCCAAAAGTCATTTTTGCAGAAGCTGTGGAAACTTCTAAAACTTCAATATTAATCGGAGAACTTGCCAAGCTGATAAAACAAAATGGTTATGATATAGGACAAAAAAGATTATTTGCTTGGTTAAGAGATAATGGATATTTAATAAAAATAAGTAAGAGAACAGACTATAATATGCCTACACAAAGAGCAATGGAAATGAATTTATTTGAAATTAAAGAAACAGCTATTACTCATTCAGACGGGCATATATCAATAAGCAAAACTGTAAAAGTAACAGGAAAAGGACAAATTTATTTTATAAATAAATTTAAAAATGTTGCATAG
- a CDS encoding XkdQ/YqbQ family protein, with protein MKRVYCIKNTASQTVDITNIVKDGMKLKKSINEFAWILDLQITRNNIFNDIEIGDIIVIKLDNKEIFSGIIISGDITNFTFKAVDYAWYFNKNEEIYQFEDVESSIVVRKLIETFGGKTGNIETTNTMIDKIYFGKTLGAIIKEIIKNIKDLENQDFRFFYRDTKFHFERSKKNKFLRNQYIPLESLRAVLNDYSFNALNYIKEPKRTHSIEEMHNSIKVYKTSGKEYIQMSGAKDKGNIDKYGLMQKLVSYKDNDLNGGNITADSILSQENKVKETISLEIPTLSEFIFDGELLKINYENYGINGVYEVVSITYTFSNHETMFNCTMQLEKVN; from the coding sequence ATGAAAAGAGTTTATTGTATAAAAAATACAGCAAGTCAGACAGTAGATATAACTAATATCGTAAAAGACGGTATGAAATTAAAAAAATCTATAAATGAATTTGCATGGATTTTAGATTTACAGATAACAAGAAACAATATTTTTAATGATATAGAAATTGGAGATATTATTGTTATTAAACTAGATAATAAAGAAATATTCTCAGGAATTATAATTTCAGGAGATATTACAAACTTCACATTTAAGGCAGTAGATTATGCTTGGTACTTTAATAAAAATGAAGAAATATATCAATTTGAAGATGTTGAAAGCTCTATTGTAGTAAGAAAGTTAATTGAAACTTTTGGTGGGAAAACAGGAAACATTGAAACTACAAATACAATGATAGATAAAATTTATTTTGGCAAAACTCTAGGAGCAATCATCAAGGAGATTATAAAAAATATAAAGGACTTAGAAAATCAAGATTTTAGATTTTTTTATAGAGATACAAAATTCCATTTTGAAAGAAGTAAAAAAAATAAATTTCTAAGAAATCAGTACATACCTTTAGAGAGCTTGAGAGCTGTTTTAAACGATTATTCATTTAATGCTTTAAATTATATCAAAGAACCTAAGAGAACACATTCTATTGAGGAAATGCACAATTCTATCAAAGTTTATAAGACATCAGGAAAAGAATATATTCAAATGAGTGGAGCAAAAGATAAAGGCAATATTGATAAATACGGTTTAATGCAGAAACTTGTATCTTATAAAGATAATGACCTTAATGGTGGAAATATTACAGCAGATAGTATTTTATCACAAGAAAATAAAGTTAAGGAAACAATATCTCTTGAAATTCCAACTTTAAGTGAATTTATATTTGACGGAGAACTTTTAAAAATTAACTATGAGAATTATGGAATAAATGGAGTTTATGAAGTTGTAAGTATTACATATACTTTCAGTAATCATGAAACTATGTTTAATTGCACAATGCAATTAGAGAAGGTGAATTAA
- a CDS encoding DUF2634 domain-containing protein — translation MTLPISYLKINDNIAEIEAEKEIQAEETIKEKDVIFDFDKGEFVYNGLEPSRTYDKIEIIKQWIKKLFYTERDRWNCYIKDVGYPFGINLYKYRGQQLYPDMDLIELIKDDIYNSLLNHKDIKEVHYLQLIQIDDKMYCGFIIELEDTAFEVEEVLKN, via the coding sequence ATGACATTGCCTATAAGCTATTTAAAAATTAATGATAATATAGCTGAAATTGAAGCAGAAAAAGAAATTCAAGCAGAAGAAACTATAAAAGAAAAAGATGTTATCTTTGATTTTGATAAAGGAGAATTTGTATATAACGGACTAGAACCTAGCAGAACATATGACAAAATTGAAATTATAAAGCAATGGATAAAGAAGTTGTTTTACACTGAAAGAGATAGGTGGAACTGCTATATAAAAGATGTGGGATACCCTTTTGGTATAAATCTTTATAAATATAGAGGGCAACAGCTATATCCTGATATGGACTTAATAGAGCTTATAAAAGATGATATTTACAATTCTTTATTAAATCATAAAGATATAAAAGAAGTACATTATCTGCAGCTTATACAAATAGATGACAAAATGTATTGCGGATTTATTATTGAACTTGAAGATACAGCCTTTGAGGTAGAGGAGGTGCTTAAAAATTAA
- a CDS encoding phage tail tube protein has translation MADFVFKETDVVSGSFGKCYINGRHWAEISEFEAKLKLDSKDVLLAGGQKGKKNTSSSIEIKIKLQKVFSTEIELLKSVVSGMLNPMTTINVQLDDPEARGAEALAFNDCIFTGDIDLGSFKNGELTEREFTLSCVPDRIEVLESIADV, from the coding sequence ATGGCAGATTTTGTTTTTAAAGAAACTGATGTCGTTTCAGGAAGCTTTGGTAAATGCTATATAAATGGCAGACACTGGGCTGAAATATCAGAATTTGAGGCTAAATTAAAACTAGACAGTAAAGATGTTCTTTTAGCAGGTGGACAAAAAGGTAAAAAAAATACATCTTCATCAATAGAAATTAAAATTAAACTTCAAAAAGTATTCTCTACTGAAATTGAATTACTTAAATCAGTTGTTTCAGGAATGTTAAATCCTATGACAACTATAAATGTACAGCTTGATGACCCTGAAGCAAGAGGAGCAGAAGCACTAGCTTTTAATGATTGTATATTTACAGGAGATATTGATTTAGGTTCATTTAAGAATGGAGAACTTACAGAAAGAGAATTTACTCTATCATGTGTACCTGACAGAATTGAAGTTCTTGAAAGTATAGCAGATGTATAA
- a CDS encoding phage tail assembly chaperone, translating into MDIKKLIEQAEELKNKKETRTKITLEIPRFKELGFEDYTVVLQKPTTTIILSAQEHEDKYYQLCECMITPDLSNKDVQKAFKVNNKSSLLRKVFTEEEIEDMIMHLGRLTITQTKARLVADIKNL; encoded by the coding sequence ATGGATATTAAAAAACTTATAGAACAAGCAGAGGAATTAAAAAATAAAAAAGAAACAAGAACAAAAATAACTCTTGAAATTCCGAGATTTAAAGAACTTGGATTTGAAGATTATACTGTTGTCTTACAAAAACCTACTACAACTATTATTTTATCAGCTCAGGAACATGAAGATAAATATTATCAACTTTGCGAATGCATGATTACACCTGATTTATCAAATAAAGATGTTCAAAAAGCTTTTAAAGTAAATAATAAATCTTCACTTTTAAGAAAAGTATTTACAGAAGAAGAAATAGAGGACATGATAATGCACTTAGGAAGATTAACAATAACACAGACTAAAGCTAGATTGGTTGCTGATATAAAAAACTTATAA